The DNA segment ATGTTTCCCATTACATTTCATGTGTAATGAAGAAGATCTCAGGCCGGGTTTCGTAGAAACTGAGTTCTACACTGCTCCTCAAGTCTTCCACTAATCACTATTTATTGGACATGCCTCTTTATCCTGATTGGGTTAATAGGAGACTAATCCGGTTACTGAAAACTATATTAGATGGCTAAAAAGTCTCACACGTTTTCATATGTATAGAGAAGTTAGTTATATAGATACACAGGTAATGAGATCATTTCTTTTGATTGTTTCTTAGGTTTGAGAAGGTGTGTATGTTATATAGaagaataaaaaacttatttgtgTGACTATCTATCTTTAAGCTGTACAATACATCTTTATCTGTTTCAGTTTAGTTGTCTTGTAGAGTtaaatttttgttcaaaataagtatcgttttataattttattacaaaatttattgattttatattttaatctattttttattagttaaaatgTGGTTAGCTGTATTGgcaatgatgtttttatttagtaaatatgtgaaattaaatattttcttaatatgtgtatgCCTAAGTTCAAAATGACAACTAAATGAAACGGAGGGAAGGGAGTAACTTATTTTTACGAGTTTCAGTGCGATCTTGTGAAAGTCTATTTACATGACAACAACATTTTCTAGGTCCCAAAACCATTACCTACTTACAGGTTGTGGCAGGGTTAATAACTTAACATGTTGCGTTAGAGATGATGACAATGACTAAGAATGGAAGAAGAGGCAAACGGCTGAGATATCATCCATTGCTATTCCACGTCTCTTCTTATTCCACGCCTTAACTGCTTGCTCCACCAGCCGCTTAGCCGCCTTTGGCCGCTCTGCGGTTGAGGAAACAATGTCTATAGCCTCTTCATTTGATATCACATCCCATACCTAAAAGATTAAATGACTTAAATCATTAATAagcaaacaaaatttataatatctcaTTTTTTGAGCTTACCCCATCAGTGGCCAATATTACAAACTGGTCTCTAGTGGAGATATGTCTTTGAGTCACTTCAGGAACTGAGACCAATCCGTACTCTTTAATACAATAGTCTCCGAATGCTCTCGACATTGCCAGCCCTGGAGATTCCTCTTCTGGTTGCCACACTCGGTGGACCCCTGGCTCGTCTTCAAGGCAGAATACTCGCCCGTTGCATCCGATTATACGTTCCTCCTCCTctgttttcataaaaaaatataaatgaaaatgtAAAGATTCAGTAAAACCACTGAGATTTACATGTTCTGTTTAGGTCTAGTGGTAGAATGTATATAGAACTAACGTGGTATGTTTGGTTTGAAATCGACTGTGAGCTGAACTGCGGTTAGACTTCCTTCTTCTGATACCGTGGCCAGTACGGCACGTGAATCTCCAACATTTGCTACGTAAATAACTTCACCCTGTAGCAACAAACCATTTAAGAACATTCATTACCGAACATGCAACTgtttttttacaatattttataatCTTGATGGTCTCTTTACCTGTCTCACAACGGTTAGAGCGGTTGTACCGCTATTGAAAGTATCGATCTTTCGGTGATGCTGAAGCTCTTGATCGACATCTGCACATGTTTTGAGGTACAAGTGTTTCCAGATGGCGAACCGCTGGTCCGTTTCGGGTTCTACTAATGTAGTCTGAGATAGAGTCTCTTGCCAGTTGCAGAGCAGAGATATAGGCATTGAGTTTCTGACTTGTTTGGACACGAAATGACCCCAGGGACCGTGTCCATCGAATATCCCACAGAAGATCATCTCTTCTTGACATCCAAATCCCTGTTTTTAAGATTCAAAAAATGCTAAATACATTATGAACAAATATACATGAATAAAACATTTGAAGACAACACAGCTGGAAAGGGCTAGAAACAAACGTAAACGCTAAAAATCTTGTATACGTAACAACATTTTTTGGTTAGTAACATTTAGGGAACCTTGCATAGTGAGCCAGTCTTGAGTATGACTCTAGCTTCTGTTTAGATGCTTCATCTTAAGGAAAACCATAACAACCCTAGAGACAAAACATGCAGTCTAAACAACTTAGGGACAAACCTAAACGCAGATAATCTTGTGAAACTTTGTACTGGTGATAAACCCTAGGCACGGAGGAGTATTCAAAAACAATCTTGACGCAAAAGCACACAAAGAGCAAGTTATCCCTAGATACAGAGGAGTAAGTTAACATCTTTGGCAGGGCCGATCTGATATTTTAAGGCTTCTAAATATTTACTAaagattttaattaattttttttataatttatgtgTCTATTTCTACTATTATAATCTCTCAAAATTTTGGGGATGAAGATCAATGTTTCACCATGAATAATTCAGCATTAATATTATTTGGATATCAATATgcttaaatatacaaaaaaatgacCACAAAATCGCGCTAAGTAAACGCCAAAGACTGAGAAACCTAAATAATTCAGCATTGATAGGTAATAATGTACCTCCCAGACGATAGCACAGTCCTGATTGACACCTTTCTCACCGCGTCTGGAGAAAACAGAGGCTAAGTTATTGGATCCATCTGCATTAACACAACCAGAGGACTTCAGAATCATCGCCTTCTTCTTGGCCTCTCTCGCCATTTCATCTGCGGCTTCCTTCGCGTTGCTTTTACCATTGTTATTGTCTTTCTTGTTCGAGAACGATCTAGCTAAGCTGTTGAACATGGAAGAGAAATGCCCCATTTTGCCTAGAAGGTGAAACTACCATATGATCTTGAAACCTGTGGGTGGTATGGTATATACATAGAGGTTCAGATAGTTGCATTAAATCAAAGAGCAAGAGGGAGTTAAAATAGTGTTAAAAGTACTAAGCTTTGCTTTTGAGATTCTTTTTCCCGGGGAAAAACAGGGGATACAAGATAGTATGTGGACTTTTAAAACAGTTAAAAGACAAGAGATGGTAATAGAATATTCATGTCTGACATGGAATTCCACTGAGACAATCACACAAGTTCTAAGTTTCTCTAGAACGATAAAACTTAGATAAAAGAAAATGGATTTCTTCATAAAGAAATATATGAGAAATGTGATCAGACTTGAAGCCAAATCGAGTTTTATCTTATAAGAAAAACATATCCTGTAGCTTATTAACACACATAAACCAAGTTGCAAGATTGggattttctctttttttttttttttacttttccaGGAAAATAAGCAATAAAACCTTCACATCTTAAAAGCACTTTGTCTTTATTATTCTCTTTGCCCATTTTactatttttgtgaaacaagATTGCTGCCAAACCCACTGGTTTTGCTCCCTTTGCTTGTATTTAATAATTAGCCTTCCAAATtagtaaaagtaaatatttaaatttgagagACAATTAAGGAGGAAGAAAATAATCGGTTCCTTAAAGAGTTACATCAGCTCTTCATAAAGTAATTAAAGGGACTTCTGAAGAGAAAAACAAATCAGAAATATTCGTTTATCTCCTCATGTATTCAAGATTCAGAGACCAGAATATATCCAGAATGTGATTAGAACGAAGTGCATAGTATATAATCAAACTGTacgaaaaaaatcaaaacaagttCAGAATGCATGATGGAaatgagaagagagagagagagagatgaggaggaggaggaggaggaactGACGTATTACACACGGGGGAGATGATGGAAGCTCGGAGAAAGTGACACAATATAACCGGAGAGAAACCTAATaatg comes from the Brassica rapa cultivar Chiifu-401-42 chromosome A01, CAAS_Brap_v3.01, whole genome shotgun sequence genome and includes:
- the LOC103849908 gene encoding probable protein phosphatase 2C 34, with protein sequence MGHFSSMFNSLARSFSNKKDNNNGKSNAKEAADEMAREAKKKAMILKSSGCVNADGSNNLASVFSRRGEKGVNQDCAIVWEGFGCQEEMIFCGIFDGHGPWGHFVSKQVRNSMPISLLCNWQETLSQTTLVEPETDQRFAIWKHLYLKTCADVDQELQHHRKIDTFNSGTTALTVVRQGEVIYVANVGDSRAVLATVSEEGSLTAVQLTVDFKPNIPQEEERIIGCNGRVFCLEDEPGVHRVWQPEEESPGLAMSRAFGDYCIKEYGLVSVPEVTQRHISTRDQFVILATDGVWDVISNEEAIDIVSSTAERPKAAKRLVEQAVKAWNKKRRGIAMDDISAVCLFFHS